In a genomic window of Vespula vulgaris chromosome 13, iyVesVulg1.1, whole genome shotgun sequence:
- the LOC127068643 gene encoding uncharacterized protein LOC127068643 isoform X1 yields MFEKTSFRKNGVSQFEKVVNNEESKRMGIKKTLTKEWIIIFLVFLFLLLIVIEKIYFNYGMSIVNIQNIFSKQSDLLHIDILSHLYDLPNLSSITDMSESIAKQLTRTGTQFINTTNSYEKAIADVMIMLSTKYWWLMRAILSGMVTTSLSWLIIYMDSRIPGIDPPFPLNLLRKGEYRIQIISQINLNYLIGALIGLLVSIFMCFE; encoded by the exons ATGTTTGAGAAAACTAGTTTCAGGAAAAATGGTGTTAGTCAATTCGAAAAAGTTGTCAATAATGAGGAGTCAAAAAGAATGgggataaaaaaaacattaacgAAAGAATggattattatctttttggtatttttattcttattgttgATAGTTattgagaaaatatatttcaattatg GAATGTCTAtagtaaatattcaaaatatattcagCAAACAAAGTGATCTGCtgcatatagatatattatcacATCTATATGATTTACCTAATTTATCAAGTATTACCGATATGTCTGAATCTATTGCCAAACAATTAACAAGGACTGGTACACAATTTATAAATACCACTAACAGTTATGAAAAAGCTATTGCTGATGTAATGATAATGTTGTCTACAAAATATTGGTGGCTGATGAGAGCAATACTAAGTGGAATGGTAACAACTAGTCTCAGTTGGTTGATTATTTATATGGATAGTCGTATCCCTGGAATTGATCCACCGTTTCCTCTTAACCTTTTAAGGAAAGGAGAATACAG GATACAAATTATATCACAGATAAACCTTAATTATCTTATTGGGGCATTAATTGGATTATTAGTTTCTATTTTCATGTGTTTCGAGTGA
- the LOC127068643 gene encoding uncharacterized protein LOC127068643 isoform X2, producing MGIKKTLTKEWIIIFLVFLFLLLIVIEKIYFNYGMSIVNIQNIFSKQSDLLHIDILSHLYDLPNLSSITDMSESIAKQLTRTGTQFINTTNSYEKAIADVMIMLSTKYWWLMRAILSGMVTTSLSWLIIYMDSRIPGIDPPFPLNLLRKGEYRIQIISQINLNYLIGALIGLLVSIFMCFE from the exons ATGgggataaaaaaaacattaacgAAAGAATggattattatctttttggtatttttattcttattgttgATAGTTattgagaaaatatatttcaattatg GAATGTCTAtagtaaatattcaaaatatattcagCAAACAAAGTGATCTGCtgcatatagatatattatcacATCTATATGATTTACCTAATTTATCAAGTATTACCGATATGTCTGAATCTATTGCCAAACAATTAACAAGGACTGGTACACAATTTATAAATACCACTAACAGTTATGAAAAAGCTATTGCTGATGTAATGATAATGTTGTCTACAAAATATTGGTGGCTGATGAGAGCAATACTAAGTGGAATGGTAACAACTAGTCTCAGTTGGTTGATTATTTATATGGATAGTCGTATCCCTGGAATTGATCCACCGTTTCCTCTTAACCTTTTAAGGAAAGGAGAATACAG GATACAAATTATATCACAGATAAACCTTAATTATCTTATTGGGGCATTAATTGGATTATTAGTTTCTATTTTCATGTGTTTCGAGTGA
- the LOC127068642 gene encoding 3-hydroxyisobutyryl-CoA hydrolase, mitochondrial-like, giving the protein MLRLKSLNRFDIRKMIHTIRPDPSTTDLSQLLAQANEIWDNSFWGVCSNDILVKDYQDNGLFTIDRPKTFNSITPGISKIINETLQKWKHNKKLIMIEGSGDKAFCSGGYLGMPAAYQHLKNEHYNMHKIKTFQEYYSLSYNIGTLKVPFIALMNNITMGLGSAISLQAKYRIVTERSIYAMPEVSIGYFPDASTCYTFSRLRNHIGYLLGVTGYKLKGTDIVHSGIATHFVPSEKLENLKNELLKSDASNIEEIINKYHVNISNNDFSLNQYLDIIENCFSAPTVEEILERLKKDNSKWSRKIIEMINAASPTSLKSALLIIQRGKNLDLADCARMDCRMGHNLLVEGSDIFKGINVVLYEKDRKPEWNPARLEDVPMEKIIHYLDNVSPEKELKL; this is encoded by the exons ATGTTAAGATTGAAATCATTAAACAGATTTGACATTCGTAAAATGATTCATACAATACGTCCAG ACCCGAGTACTACGGACTTAAGTCAACTACTTGCACAAGCTAATGAAATATGGGACAATTCATTTTGGGGAGTATGCAGTAATGATATTTTAGTTAAGGAT TATCAAGATAATGGCCTGTTCACTATAGACCGACCAAAAACTTTTAATAGTATTACACCAGgaatatctaaaataataaatgaaacacTACAAAAGtggaaacataataaaaaattaataatgatagaaGGATCTGGTGATAAGGCATTTTGTTCAGGAGGATATCTTGGAATGCCTGCAGCTTatcaacatttaaaaaatgaacattataatatgcataaaataaaaacatttcaaGAATATTATTC ACTGAGTTATAATATTGGTACATTAAAAGTACCTTTCATAGCCCTgatgaataatataacaatggGATTAGGATCTGCGATATCTCTACAGGCTAAATACAGAATCGTCACAGAAAGATCAATTTATGCTATGCCAGAAGTTTCAATCGGTTATTTTCCTGATGCTTCAACTTGCTATACTTTTTCTAGATTACGAAATCATATAGGTTATCTTTTAGGCGTTACTGGATATAAGTTAAaag GTACTGACATCGTTCATTCTGGTATAGCCACTCATTTCGTTCCTtcagaaaaattagaaaatttgaaaaatgaattgCTTAAATCTGATGCATCCaatatagaagaaattattaataaatatcatgtTAATATATCAAACAATGATTTTAGCCTTAATCagtatttagatataattgaaaattgtttttctgcTCCTACTGTCGAAGAAATCTTAGAAAG attgaaaaaagataattcgaAATGGTCCaggaaaattatagaaatgatAAATGCAGCATCACCGACTTCTTTAAAGAGTgctcttcttattattcaaagaggaaaaaatctTGATCTTGCTGATTGTGCAAGAATGGATTGTAGAATGGGTCATAATTTACTTGTAGAAGGTTCTGACATTTTCAAAG gtATTAATGTTGTTCtttatgaaaaagatagaaaaccaGAATGGAATCCTGCACGGTTAGAAGATGTACCAATGGAAaagataattcattatttagaTAATGTATCAccagaaaaagaattaaaattataa
- the LOC127068624 gene encoding peptide deformylase, mitochondrial-like, translated as MLKNIIPVKTIYSKFRPWKNEIRSFVNMRKIKRAFRRFVYQSESKPPYFHITQVGDPVLRTPTLPVNLEVIQFFQFQMVIKQMKIIMEIYDTFGLSACQIGLPWKVFMIQVTEKHLKDIGENLMKIREMEVIPLQVFINPTIRIIDHKLVSFPEVCASVRGYSAEVPRAREVEIKAFNESSEEVTVRFKGWAARIIQHEMDHLNGILYTDKMDRRTFSCCYWNEVNKHKGLIEIRFDS; from the exons aTGTTAAAAAACATTATTCCTGTTAAAACGATATATTCGAAGTTCCGACCgtggaaaaatgaaatacgatCGTTTGTTAATATGAGGAAAATAAAACGTGCGTTCAGACGTTTTGTTTATCAGTCAGAAAGTAAACCTccttattttcatattacacAAGTTGGTGATCCTGTTTTGCGCACACCAACCTTGCCGGTAAATCTCGAAGTTATTCAattctttcaatttcaaatg gttataaaacaaatgaaaataattatggaAATTTATGATACCTTTGGATTATCTGCTTGTCAAATTGGTTTACCATGGAAAGTTTTTATGATACAAGTTACAGAAAAACATTTAAAGGATATTGGTGAAAATTTGATGAAAATTCGTGAAATGGAAGTAATACCGTTACAAGTATTTATTAACCCTACCATTCGTATCATAGATCATAAGTTAGTTTCATTTCCCGAAGTATGTGCTAGTGTTCGAGGTTACTCTGCAGAAGTACCTAGAGCAAGAGAAGTTGAGATTAAAGCTTTCAATGAATCCTCTGAAGAAGTTACGGTCAGGTTCAAAGGATGGGCAGCAAGAATCATTCAACATGAAATGGATCATTTGAAT GGAATATTATACACGGATAAAATGGATAGACGAACGTTTTCTTGTTGTTATTGGAATGAAGTGAACAAGCATAAAGGACTCATAGAGATACGATTCGATTCATAA